Proteins co-encoded in one Quercus robur chromosome 8, dhQueRobu3.1, whole genome shotgun sequence genomic window:
- the LOC126694431 gene encoding receptor-like protein EIX2, whose translation MDGSFRLRAVTLTLFLVFLTLAATDPKFCYGNSEIHCIQSEQQALLKFKQDLTDPLNRLASWAGDGDCCQWKGVVCNNVTGHVQELHLRSFPPPLIDYFSIVAQYEAVIQSYAQSMFGGKINPSLLDLKYLFYLDLSYNNFGLFPIPEFLGSMKSLRYLNLFSAGFGDLIPPQIGNLSNLHYLNLGGFGYNSLSVNNLQWLSSLPLLQVLDLSGVDLSQASDLLQVTNKITSLSELWLSHCSLGSIPPTPNSNFSSLATLDLSSNSFKKALIPSWVFGYQNLVSLNLSANGFRGPIPIGLQNMTSLRHLDLSANNFNSSIPNWLYSFSHLEFLNLRKNLLQGTISSSIRNLTSAISIDLTSNQLDGKVPRSLGNVCNLRELRLSDNKLSQEVWEILESLLRCVSYGLEVLEMYDAQLSGHLTEELGQFQNLTTLSLEGNSIWGPIPISIGKLSSLRFLDLSNNQFNGTLPQSFGGLSKLEYVFIGGNMLEGIVSETHFANLRRLKELSTTPTRLTLKVSPNWIPPFQVVILGLGSWILGPNFPLWICSQKRVWSLDISNTNIKDAIPPLFWNMSSQLNYLNLSRNHIYGEIPNIPVTLYPSSVIDISSNSFNGSLPLISSNVRFLDLSNNLLSGSISHFLCYKKNEPKQMELLNLEKNRLSGNISYCWKNWKNLLVLSLGNNNFSGSIPASIAHLSLLKSLCLSNNKISGKLLPFLKNCTDLEIINISENKFFGIIPSWIGQRHSSLIILNLRSNNFHGHIPKQLCALTSLQILDLSHNKLFGSIPSCVNNLNAMASTSHNILPNWFLVDGDSLDFERALFVIKAVFVIKGKVLEYTTNLQLLRTIDLSKNNLSGEIPKEVTSLQGLISLNLSFNILTGWIPENIGAMGSLESLDFSVNQLSGEIPPSMSSLTFLSQLNLANNNLIGRIPLSTQLQSLNASGFIGNKLCGPPLIDNCTINNVKPNTKNEGSTDTGGREVDWFYVSMALGYVVGFWVVLYSLLVNKQWRIMYFQFLDRVECKFRCAVAQIW comes from the coding sequence ATGGATGGTTCCTTCAGATTAAGAGCCGTTACATTAACCCTTTTCCTTGTGTTTCTCACTTTGGCAGCTACTGATCCTAAGTTCTGCTATGGAAACTCTGAGATTCATTGCATCCAAAGTGAGCAACAGGCCCTTCTCAAATTCAAGCAAGATCTTACTGATCCTTTAAACCGGCTTGCCTCTTGGGCTGGTGATGGGGATTGTTGTCAGTGGAAGGGAGTTGTCTGCAACAATGTTACTGGTCACGTCCAAGAGCTCCATCTCAGAAGCTTTCCTCCTCCTCTAATTGATTACTTTTCAATTGTAGCCCAGTATGAAGCTGTTATTCAATCTTATGCACAGTCAATGTTTGGTGGTAAGATAAATCCTTCCCTACTTGATTTGAAGTATTTGTTTTACTTGGACTTGAGCTACAATAATTTTGGTCTATTTCCAATTCCTGAATTCCTCGGTTCCATGAAGAGTTTAAGATATCTTAATCTCTTCAGTGCGGGATTTGGGGATTTGATACCTCCTCAAATTGGAAATCTCTCAAATTTGCACTATCTTAATCTTGGAGGCTTTGGTTATAATTCTTTATCTGTCAATAACCTACAATGGCTTTCTAGTCTTCCTTTACTACAAGTGCTAGATTTGAGTGGTGTAGACCTTAGCCAAGCCTCCGATTTGCTTCAAGTGACAAACAAAATCACTTCCTTGTCAGAGTTGTGGTTATCACATTGCAGCCTTGGTTCCATCCCACCAACACCCAATTCTAACTTTTCATCTCTAGCCACCCTTGATCTTTCTTCTAATAGCTTTAAAAAAGCTTTGATTCCATCATGGGTCTTCGGTTATCAAAATTTGGTTTCTCTTAATCTATCTGCCAATGGTTTTCGAGGTCCAATTCCTATTGGTTTGCAAAACATGACTTCTCTTAGGCACCTTGATTTATCTGCCAACAATTTCAACTCTTCAATTCCCAATTGGTTGTATAGTTTTAGTCATCTTGAGTTCCTCAACCTCCGTAAGAATCTTTTGCAAGGTACAATCTCTAGTTCCATTAGAAACCTAACATCTGCCATTAGCATAGACTTGACAAGCAATCAACTTGATGGAAAGGTACCAAGATCTTTGGGCAATGTTTGCAATTTAAGGGAACTAAGATTGTCAGACAACAAATTGAGTCAAGAGGTATGGGAAATCTTGGAAAGTTTATTAAGATGTGTTTCGTATGGACTAGAGGTCTTAGAAATGTATGATGCTCAACTATCTGGTCATTTGACTGAGGAACTTGGGCAATTTCAAAATCTTACTACACTTTCTTTGGAGGGTAATTCAATTTGGGGTCCAATTCCAATTTCAATAGGAAAACTTTCATCTTTGAGATTCTTAGACCTTTCAAATAATCAATTTAATGGAACTCTTCCTCAAAGTTTTGGAGGACTCTCCAAATTAGAGTATGTCTTCATTGGTGGGAATATGTTGGAGGGCATAGTATCTGAAACTCATTTTGCCAATTTAAGAAGATTAAAGGAACTTAGCACAACTCCAACCCGTTTGACTTTAAAAGTGAGTCCCAATTGGATTCCTCCTTTTCAAGTTGTCATTTTAGGATTGGGATCGTGGATTTTAGGGCCAAATTTTCCCTTATGGATTTGTTCACAAAAGCGAGTTTGGTCTTTGGATATATCCAACACAAATATTAAGGATGCAATTCCTCCTTTGTTTTGGAACATGTCCTCTCAGCTCAATTATCTGAACTTGTCTCGCAATCATATCTATGGAGAGATTCCAAATATCCCTGTGACTTTGTATCCTTCTTCCGTGATTGATATAAGTTCTAATTCATTCAATGGTTCGTTACCTCTTATATCCTCTAACGTGAGATTTCTAGATCTATCTAACAATTTATTGTCTGGATCTATTTCTCACTTTTTGTGTTACAAGAAGAATGAGCCCAAACAAATGGAACTTCTCAATCTTGAAAAAAATCGTTTATCAGGAAATATAAGTTATTGTTGGAAGAATTGGAAAAATTTGTTGGTCTTAAGTCTAGGAAACAATAATTTCAGTGGTAGCATTCCAGCATCCATTGCACATTTGAGTCTCCTTAAGTCTTTGTGCCTAAGCAACAACAAAATCTCTGGGAAATTACTaccttttttgaaaaattgcacTGATTTGGAGATTATTAATATCAGTGAGAATAAGTTTTTTGGAATCATACCTTCATGGATAGGACAAAGACATTCAAGCTTGATCATTCTCAACCTTCGCTCAAACAATTTCCATGGCCACATACCGAAACAACTATGTGCTCTAACATCACTCCAAATCTTGGACCTTTCACATAACAAGCTATTTGGAAGCATACCTAGTTGTGTTAACAATTTGAATGCCATGGCTTCAACTTCTCACAATATTTTACCAAACTGGTTTCTAGTTGATGGTGATTCTTTGGATTTTGAAAGGGCATTGTTTGTGATAAAAGCAGTGTTTGTGATAAAAGGGAAAGTTCTTGAGTATACCACCAATCTTCAACTACTAAGAACCATAGACCTTTCGAAGAATAACTTATCAGGAGAGATCCCTAAAGAAGTGACTAGTCTCCAAGGATTAATATCATTGAATTTGTCATTTAATATATTGACTGGATGGATTCCTGAAAATATAGGGGCTATGGGATCACTAGAATCTCTTGATTTCTCTGTAAACCAACTTTCAGGTGAAATTCCCCCAAGCATGTCAAGTTTGACATTTTTGAGTCAATTGAACCTGGCAAACAACAATTTAATTGGGAGAATCCCTTTAAGCACTCAATTGCAAAGCCTCAATGCTTCTGGTTTTATTGGAAATAAACTTTGTGGGCCTCCACTTATTGATAATTGCACCATAAATAATGTAAAACCTAACACTAAAAACGAAGGAAGCACAGATACTGGTGGACGTGAAGTGGACTGGTTCTATGTGAGCATGGCACTTGGATATGTGGTTGGGTTTTGGGTTGTATTGTATTCTTTATTGGTGAACAAGCAGTGGAGAATTATGTATTTTCAATTCTTAGATCGTGTGGAGTGCAAATTTAGGTGTGCTGTGGCACAAATTTGGTAG
- the LOC126695793 gene encoding receptor-like protein EIX2: MNVSKQMEFLDLEKNLLSGEIADCWMMWQRLSALNLGNNNFTGSIPASIGSLIDLRYLHLYDNKFSGKLPSSLKNCKKPVTIDIGENEFVGSIPSWIGQLSKSMILSLRSNNLYGLMPKEVCALTSLQILDLSHNKLFGGIPICVTNFSAMTTTNNSKHAIYSYGFSIGYAEHEQFESALLVMKGRVVEYGTILGLVKSIDLSKNNFSGEIPNEVTSLQGLQSLNLSFNIFIGRIPESIVGKIPSSTQLQSLNASSFIGNELCGPPLIDNCTLNDVNPNIENKGGEETGGLKVDWFYSQSSDFLVPVDISGVLSLPSPSSSSHCQKRVTAVTPTVPANLGFHCSAHPTVKAKALSDRTDNPEQNPTKNGQKKLHTRLHAPPEVSASRARAPRTATCRHAHSRAIH; encoded by the exons ATGAATGTTTCCAAACAAATGGAATTTCTAGATCtagaaaaaaatcttttatcagGGGAAATAGCTGATTGTTGGATGATGTGGCAAAGATTGTCGGCCTTAAATTTAGGAAACAATAATTTCACTGGTAGTATTCCAGCATCCATTGGATCTTTGATTGATCTTAGGTATTTACACCTATATGACAACAAATTCTCTGGAAAATTACCATCCtctttgaaaaattgtaaaaagCCGGTAACCATTGATATTGGTGAAAATGAATTTGTTGGAAGCATACCTTCATGGATAGGACAACTTTCAAAATCGATGATTCTCAGCCTTCGCTCAAATAATTTATATGGTCTTATGCCAAAAGAAGTTTGTGCTCTGACTTCACTCCAAATCTTGGACCTTTCACATAATAAGCTATTTGGAGGCATACCTATATGTGTTACGAATTTCAGTGCCATGACTACAACTAACAATTCAAAACATGCTATTTATTCATATGGCTTCTCAATAGGATATGCAGAACATGAGCAATTTGAAAGTGCATTGCTTGTGATGAAGGGGCGAGTTGTTGAGTATGGCACCATTCTTGGGCTAGTAAAAAGTATAGATCTTTCAAAGAACAATTTCTCTGGAGagatccctaatgaagtgacTAGTCTCCAAGGATTACAGTCATTGAATTTGTCATTTAATATCTTTATTGGAAGGATTCCTGAGAGTATAG TTGGCAAAATTCCTTCAAGCACTCAGCTTCAAAGCCTTAATGCTTCTAGTTTTATTGGAAACGAACTTTGTGGACCTCCACTTATTGATAATTGTACTTTAAATGATGTAAACCCCAACATTGAAAACAAAGGTGGCGAAGAAACAGGTGGTCTTAAAGTGGATTGGTTCTAC agccaatcctCTGACTTTCTGGTTCCTGTGGACATCTCCGGCGTTCTTTCGCTGCCCTCGCCTTCATCCAGTAGCCACTGTCAGAAGCGAGTCACCGCCGTCACGCCCACAGTCCCAGCAAATCTCGGATTTCATTGTTCTGCTCATCCAACTGTCAAAGCAAAGGCATTGAGTGACAGAACAGACAATCCcgagcaaaacccaaccaagaacGGCCAGAAAAAACTTcacacgcgcctccacgcgccgcctGAAGTTTCTGCCTCACGAGCACGCGCTCCACGCACCGCCACGTGCCGCCACGCTCACTCACGCGCCATACACTAA
- the LOC126695794 gene encoding probable leucine-rich repeat receptor-like protein kinase IMK3, translating to MESRRDLDLFLKRLICITVLPLLITVCIGGQLSESESFFNFIKAVDPQNVLGIAWNGLVAHRCLHKLRGVKCNSQSIVEIRLENLNLRCILDVDDLCKLPNLKVLSLAKNHIRGNIPNSILHCTRMTYLNPSNSHLSGRLPLALTKLKYLRRLDISKNHFTSIKPHFVQEFRSRYTYYSKSSSLQKNSTGDWVEAVHSRILSEGPSPYDDHDSELNGQWIALFGVLPLVLGIGLFLLYIYIVGQKAAKEREILKKVQDSPLKTPPVKAKEEVKPVERHSGLVFFVEEHERFILEDLLEATADLQSQTVCSSLYKVVLKNSALYAVKRLKQLQVSFEEFSQTMIQIGSLKHPNILHLVGYHSTNEEKLFIYKYQSQWSLLNLLEDYIDGNRDFPWELRLSIASGIASGLNFIYQSSDNQEIIPHGNLTLSNIFLDENNKALISEYGFSRFPNPKACNLTANGYTAPEKLLTEQGDVFSFGVILLELLTSRTVEKSGIDLPKWVRAMVREEWTGEVFDKEVSKAATQWAFPLMNIALKCVSHSPEDRPTIAEVWDKIEENVNAQRELPHSPGKCCESNEHDCCFLHTILSDTWDTPGSNY from the exons ATGGAGAGCAGGAGGGATCTGGATCTGTTTTTGAAGAGGCTGATATGCATTACTGTCCTTCCTCTCTTAATCACGGTCTGTATCGGAGGTCAGTTATCAGAATCtgaatctttttttaatttcattaaagCTGTTGATCCACAAAATGTACTAGGAATTGCCTGGAATGGGTTGGTGGCACATCGCTGCTTGCATAAGTTGAGGGGTGTAAAATGCAATTCACAGTCTATAGTAGAAATCAGGcttgaaaatttgaatcttCGTTGCATACTTGATGTTGATGACCTTTGCAAGCTCCCAAATCTGAAAGTTCTTAGCTTAGCAAAGAATCACATCAGAGGAAATATTCCTAACTCAATATTGCACTGCACAAGGATGACTTATTTAAATCCAAGCAACAGTCATCTGAGTGGAAGGTTACCTTTGGCTCtaactaaattgaaatatcTCAGGAGATTGGACATCTCTAAAAATCATTTTACTAGCATCAAGCCGCATTTTGTGCAGGAATTTAGGTCTCGTTATACTTATTACTCGAAATCAAGTTCATTACAGAAAAATAGTACTGGTGACTGGGTAGAGGCAGTGCATTCTCGCATACTTTCAGAGGGCCCAAGTCCTTATGATGACCATGATAGTGAGCTTAATGGACAGTGGATTGCATTGTTTGGAGTACTACCTCTGGTTCTTGGCATTGGACTCTTTTTGTTGTACATATACATAGTGGGACAGAAGGCCGCCAAAGAGAGGGAGATTCTAAAGAAAGTTCAGGACTCTCCTCTCAAAACACCTCCAGTTAAAGCTAAAGAGGAAGTCAAGCCTGTTGAAAGGCACTCGGGGCTTGTGTTCTTTGTTGAAGAGCATGAAAGGTTCATATTGGAGGACCTCCTTGAAGCCACAGCTGACTTGCAAAGCCAGACCGTTTGCAGCAGCCTTTACAAGGTAGTACTGAAAAATAGTGCCCTCTATGCAGTCAAAAGATTGAAGCAATTGCAGGTGTCCTTTGAGGAGTTTAGCCAAACGATGATCCAGATAGGGAGCTTAAAGCATCCAAACATTCTACACCTTGTTGGTTACCATTCAACCAATGAAGAAAAGCTTTTCATCTATAAGTATCAAAGCCAATGGAGTCTGCTAAACTTGCTAGAAG ATTATATTGATGGCAATAGGGATTTCCCTTGGGAGCTTCGGTTGTCCATAGCAAGTGGGATAGCAAGTGGCTTGAACTTCATATATCAAAGTTCTGATAACCAGGAGATCATCCCTCATGGGAATCTAACGctatcaaatatatttttggatgAAAACAATAAAGCACTAATAAGTGAATATGGTTTTTCAAGATTTCCAAACCCGAAAGCTTGCAACTTGACCGCCAATGGTTACACAGCTCCTGAGAAACTTTTAACAGAACAAGGTGATGTTTTTAGCTTTGGAGTGATTCTATTGGAGCTGCTAACAAGCAGAACTGTAGAGAAAAGTGGGATAGACCTTCCTAAGTGGGTAAGGGCCATGGTGAGGGAGGAATGGACAGGAGAGGTCTTTGACAAAGAGGTCAGCAAAGCTGCAACTCAATGGGCATTTCCTCTGATGAATATTGCTCTCAAGTGTGTATCACATTCTCCCGAGGATAGGCCAACAATTGCAGAAGTTTGGGACAAGATAGAAGAAAATGTGAATGCACAAAGAGAACTTCCTCATTCACCAGGGAAATGTTGTGAATCCAATGAACATGATTGTTGTTTTCTTCACACCATCTTATCTGATACATGGGATACTCCTGGATCAAACTATTGA